A DNA window from Desulfonispora thiosulfatigenes DSM 11270 contains the following coding sequences:
- a CDS encoding homocysteine S-methyltransferase family protein — protein sequence MENILKKVLVFDGAMGTLLQEKGLTPGACPELMNKEEPKKVREVHKAYVDAGADVVTTNTFGGNRIKLSEYGLENEVAEINQRGVEVAKGINDGKYFVAGSVGPTGRFLEPLGDMTFDEAYDVFKEQINALAKGGADFIIFETFHDLGEVRAGLLAAKDVCSLPVICSLTYDGGRTLTGVTPRSAAIILESLGADAIGANCSGGPEELYPVIEEITRTTSLPVIVEPNAGLPEMKEGKVYYPLDPQLFIEKMVPFFNLGMNIFGSCCGSSPLHTKNLKQKIKNITILARNVERRSTLASREQVIFLGEDTLPKIIGERINPTARKKIAQGLKEGNYGIIQEEGAIQVEAGADLLDVNVGTPGIDEKETMSKVINLLQQNISIPLVIDSTNHLVLENALKNYQGKALVNSINGEQESLNKILPLVKRYGAGVIALVLDENGIPETAQERKKIAHKICKSCEDYGISKKDIYIDCLALTIGTDDNSAKETLETIKLVKQNLGVNTILGVSNVSHGLPSRSKINSAFLAMAIASGLDVAIINPLDKNMLTSLEAASFLAGRDPKGNNYIKKNSLEVKEVEINASIPSLELVTNQVIKGSQGIRGTITALLQEKVTPIEIINQGLIPGLNIVGEKFGKGEYYLPQLMLSAETSQKAFDLLEKEMDGKFDSIQKETIIIGTVKGDVHDIGKNMVGVMLKNHGFRVIDLGKNIETEDFYKACEKEKASFVGLSALMTTTMMEIPKTIDYLKERLPNIKVIIGGAVINEDFAKESGADGYAKDAVSAVQILESLRGSK from the coding sequence TTGGAGAATATCTTAAAAAAGGTTTTAGTTTTTGACGGAGCAATGGGAACTCTTTTACAAGAAAAAGGTTTAACACCAGGAGCTTGTCCAGAACTTATGAATAAAGAAGAGCCAAAAAAGGTACGAGAAGTTCACAAGGCTTATGTTGACGCTGGAGCAGATGTAGTGACTACAAATACCTTTGGTGGTAATAGAATCAAGCTTTCGGAATATGGATTAGAAAATGAAGTGGCAGAAATTAACCAAAGGGGCGTAGAAGTTGCTAAAGGTATTAATGATGGAAAATATTTTGTAGCAGGTTCGGTTGGTCCTACGGGTAGATTTTTAGAACCCTTAGGAGATATGACTTTTGATGAAGCTTATGATGTTTTTAAAGAGCAAATAAATGCTTTAGCTAAAGGTGGGGCAGATTTTATTATCTTTGAAACCTTTCACGATTTAGGAGAAGTTAGGGCAGGACTTTTAGCAGCAAAAGATGTTTGCTCATTGCCTGTAATTTGTAGCCTTACTTATGATGGCGGCAGGACTTTAACAGGAGTAACCCCAAGGAGCGCAGCTATTATTTTAGAAAGTTTAGGAGCAGATGCTATTGGTGCAAATTGTTCAGGAGGTCCTGAGGAATTATACCCTGTTATTGAAGAAATAACTCGAACTACTAGTTTGCCAGTAATTGTAGAGCCTAATGCAGGACTACCTGAGATGAAAGAAGGAAAAGTGTATTACCCTTTAGATCCACAACTTTTTATAGAAAAAATGGTACCCTTTTTTAATCTAGGAATGAATATTTTTGGCTCATGTTGTGGAAGTAGTCCCCTGCATACGAAAAATTTAAAGCAAAAGATTAAAAATATAACAATACTAGCTCGAAACGTAGAGAGAAGGAGTACTCTTGCAAGTAGGGAACAAGTTATTTTCCTAGGCGAGGATACGCTCCCTAAAATTATTGGGGAAAGAATTAATCCTACAGCAAGAAAGAAAATTGCTCAGGGACTTAAGGAAGGAAATTATGGAATTATCCAAGAAGAAGGGGCTATCCAAGTAGAGGCTGGAGCTGATTTATTAGATGTAAATGTAGGGACTCCTGGAATAGATGAAAAAGAAACGATGTCCAAGGTAATTAATTTATTACAACAAAATATCAGTATTCCTCTAGTTATAGATTCTACTAATCATTTAGTGCTAGAAAATGCTTTGAAAAATTATCAAGGTAAGGCTCTAGTCAACTCGATTAACGGTGAACAGGAAAGCTTAAATAAAATTCTGCCATTAGTGAAAAGGTATGGAGCAGGCGTAATTGCTCTTGTATTAGATGAAAATGGAATTCCAGAAACAGCCCAAGAGAGAAAAAAAATAGCCCACAAGATTTGTAAATCTTGCGAGGATTATGGTATCTCTAAAAAGGATATTTATATAGATTGTTTAGCATTAACAATTGGTACAGATGATAATTCTGCCAAGGAAACCTTAGAAACTATTAAATTAGTTAAGCAAAATTTGGGGGTTAACACTATTTTAGGGGTAAGTAATGTTTCTCATGGACTACCAAGTCGGAGTAAAATTAATTCCGCCTTTTTAGCAATGGCAATTGCAAGTGGTCTAGATGTAGCAATTATTAATCCTTTAGATAAAAATATGTTAACAAGTTTAGAAGCGGCTTCTTTTTTAGCGGGACGAGATCCAAAAGGGAATAATTATATTAAGAAAAATTCCCTAGAAGTAAAAGAAGTAGAAATTAATGCAAGTATACCTTCTCTAGAACTAGTAACTAATCAAGTAATTAAAGGATCCCAAGGTATTAGAGGGACTATTACAGCTCTTTTACAGGAAAAGGTCACTCCCATAGAGATTATAAACCAAGGTTTAATCCCAGGGCTCAATATTGTCGGGGAAAAGTTTGGTAAGGGTGAGTATTATTTACCACAATTAATGTTAAGTGCAGAAACTAGTCAAAAGGCTTTTGATCTTTTAGAGAAAGAAATGGACGGAAAATTTGACTCTATTCAAAAAGAAACCATCATTATTGGCACAGTAAAAGGTGATGTCCATGATATCGGTAAAAACATGGTCGGGGTAATGTTAAAAAATCATGGATTTAGGGTCATAGATCTAGGAAAAAATATTGAAACAGAAGATTTTTATAAGGCTTGCGAGAAAGAAAAGGCAAGCTTTGTAGGACTTAGTGCTTTAATGACGACGACAATGATGGAAATTCCAAAAACAATTGATTATTTAAAAGAAAGATTACCAAATATAAAGGTAATAATTGGGGGAGCAGTAATTAATGAAGATTTTGCTAAGGAATCAGGCGCTGATGGATATGCGAAGGATGCTGTTAGCGCAGTTCAAATATTAGAATCACTCAGGGGGAGTAAATAA
- a CDS encoding ECF transporter S component codes for MKITVKQLVFAGLMAALVTVGTMLIQIPSPTKGYIHIGDTIVYLSGILLGPVVGGLAAAVGSGLADLFTGYLVYAPVTFIVKGLDAMIVGFIYHKLVNGEATKGKKLMSFAAAVFGGGVIMVGGYLVYESFLYGFVPALAGVPGNLTQAIGGGILAAPLLLALGKLNIIESRKESLT; via the coding sequence ATGAAGATTACTGTAAAGCAATTAGTGTTTGCAGGTCTCATGGCAGCACTCGTAACTGTAGGAACGATGTTAATTCAAATACCAAGTCCAACAAAGGGGTATATTCATATTGGAGATACTATTGTTTATTTGAGTGGAATTTTATTAGGTCCAGTAGTGGGTGGGCTAGCAGCTGCTGTGGGTTCTGGTTTAGCAGATTTATTTACAGGTTATCTTGTTTATGCACCGGTGACCTTTATCGTGAAAGGGTTAGACGCGATGATAGTTGGTTTCATTTATCATAAACTTGTAAATGGAGAAGCAACAAAAGGTAAGAAGTTAATGTCCTTTGCAGCGGCTGTTTTTGGTGGAGGAGTTATCATGGTGGGTGGCTATCTAGTGTATGAAAGCTTTTTATATGGTTTTGTGCCTGCTCTCGCTGGGGTTCCTGGAAACCTTACTCAAGCAATTGGTGGAGGAATACTTGCAGCTCCTTTATTACTAGCACTGGGAAAGTTAAACATTATTGAAAGTAGAAAAGAAAGCTTAACCTAA
- a CDS encoding PLP-dependent aminotransferase family protein: MNEFVSIQLERNSKEPLYLQLSNSIYSLIEQNKLRSNAKLPAIRKLAELLKVNNSTVVNAYKHLENKNILYSQKGSGTYISPIPLEKLSTNIPQINQTTKHHVEITKDTLNLATISISPELFPVQDFKRLLNTVLDKDGGNAFNYQDSQGYLPLRESICDYLGYHNVRTTPDKIQIISGAQQGIDILSKGLLHYGDVLFVEKPTYRGAIANFQSRGAKIIEIPLEEDGIDLDVLENNMKLFHPKFIYIMSYYQNPTGISYSLEKKHALIKLANKYDTYIIEDDYLGGLNYSNEPYIPLKAFDYKNRVIYIKTFSKILMPGLRFGFIVLPQKILQSVLAAKHTTDIATSGLIQRTFDLYLRSNLWKKHIKEMCNYYQKRYELLVLELSTLSDHLSFVLPHGGLSIWVKFKNVNVEDLTAKLLSKNVLVSPASAFSLDPEIYPYIRLSFADVELERIPEAISIIKEIVQSQNNKAISIEPLL; the protein is encoded by the coding sequence GTGAATGAATTTGTTTCGATACAGTTAGAGAGGAATAGCAAGGAACCTTTATATTTACAACTTAGTAATAGTATTTATAGTTTAATTGAACAAAATAAACTCAGGTCTAATGCAAAATTACCAGCTATTCGGAAATTAGCAGAGCTGCTTAAAGTTAATAATAGCACCGTGGTGAATGCATATAAACATTTAGAAAATAAAAATATCCTTTATTCGCAAAAAGGAAGTGGGACATATATTTCTCCTATTCCTCTGGAAAAATTATCAACTAATATTCCACAAATCAACCAAACAACTAAACATCATGTTGAAATTACTAAAGACACCTTAAACCTTGCAACCATTTCTATTTCTCCAGAACTATTTCCTGTTCAAGACTTTAAACGATTATTAAATACGGTCTTAGATAAAGATGGAGGTAATGCTTTTAATTATCAAGATAGTCAAGGTTACTTACCTCTTAGAGAGTCCATTTGTGATTATTTAGGATATCATAATGTCCGTACTACACCAGATAAAATTCAAATCATTTCAGGAGCTCAGCAGGGAATAGATATTCTTTCTAAAGGACTTTTACACTACGGAGATGTCTTGTTTGTTGAAAAGCCTACTTACCGAGGGGCAATTGCAAACTTTCAATCTAGGGGAGCTAAAATTATTGAAATACCACTTGAAGAAGATGGCATTGATCTAGATGTACTTGAAAACAATATGAAATTATTTCATCCTAAATTTATTTATATTATGAGCTACTATCAAAATCCTACTGGAATTTCTTATTCTTTAGAAAAAAAACATGCTTTAATTAAATTAGCTAATAAATATGATACTTATATTATAGAAGATGATTATTTAGGGGGCTTAAATTATTCTAATGAACCTTATATCCCCTTAAAAGCTTTTGATTATAAGAATAGAGTTATATATATTAAGACTTTTTCCAAAATTTTAATGCCTGGTCTACGTTTTGGTTTTATAGTCTTACCACAAAAAATATTACAAAGTGTCTTAGCAGCTAAACATACTACTGATATTGCCACTTCCGGCTTAATTCAACGTACTTTTGATCTATATTTAAGATCAAATTTGTGGAAAAAGCATATAAAAGAGATGTGCAATTACTATCAAAAAAGATATGAACTATTAGTATTAGAATTAAGTACTTTAAGTGATCATCTATCTTTTGTCCTTCCGCATGGAGGACTTAGTATTTGGGTTAAATTTAAGAACGTAAATGTAGAAGACTTGACTGCTAAATTATTAAGTAAAAATGTTCTAGTCTCACCAGCCTCTGCATTTTCCTTAGACCCTGAAATTTATCCCTACATTCGCTTAAGCTTTGCTGATGTAGAGCTTGAAAGGATTCCCGAAGCTATAAGCATAATTAAAGAAATTGTGCAAAGTCAAAATAACAAAGCTATATCTATTGAGCCCCTTTTATAA
- a CDS encoding alkaline phosphatase family protein — protein sequence MKKIIVFLIDSFMPEALEEVLKQNKVPLFKELIKRGNINRQCVTVFPTMSASFDASLITGVTPGIHKIPGLVWYSKKENRIINYGAPAGFVFKLGVSQVIADTLYNQNTKHLAQNIKTIFEELDFKGYTSGSFSYQVYRGHHIHKIKFPWYMKPFSKKTPKHISGPNQIILGRFLNSLDKNIKAPKSLFSRLGLNDKFTIEAFISTVQENKQPDFSLLYLPKTDQDVHKNHLEGGIEGLTKVNTLLEQVVSTYGSLDKALEENIFILTGDHSQIKVHHFIYLDSILKNFKYPALKDKITFKHDLILCNNERMAFIYYREEYTADKIIKELIKDPGIDLVARKSGGWIYVYNDSMDRYFSFKRGENYVDEYEQSWDISGDFNILDLLIDRNKIKYRMYPDALNLLESAIISNDSSVIIANAKPTYMFKSESSSNYKGGGSHGGLNQLEMHVPFIISEKTDLPLPRRLIEVKEYILSLLEAKD from the coding sequence ATGAAAAAAATAATTGTTTTTTTAATAGATTCCTTTATGCCTGAAGCCTTAGAAGAAGTGTTAAAACAAAATAAAGTACCTCTTTTTAAAGAATTAATTAAAAGAGGTAATATTAATAGGCAATGTGTTACCGTTTTTCCAACCATGTCAGCCAGTTTTGATGCTTCTTTAATTACAGGCGTAACCCCAGGCATCCATAAAATACCCGGATTGGTTTGGTATAGTAAAAAAGAAAATAGAATTATTAATTATGGGGCTCCCGCTGGATTTGTTTTTAAATTAGGGGTTTCTCAAGTTATTGCAGATACTTTATATAATCAAAATACTAAACATTTAGCACAAAATATAAAAACTATTTTTGAAGAACTAGACTTTAAAGGATATACATCAGGTTCCTTTTCTTACCAGGTCTATCGGGGTCATCACATTCATAAAATTAAATTTCCATGGTATATGAAGCCATTTAGTAAAAAAACGCCTAAACATATATCAGGTCCTAATCAAATTATTTTAGGACGCTTTTTGAATTCTTTAGATAAAAATATTAAAGCGCCTAAAAGTCTTTTCTCGAGGTTAGGTTTAAATGATAAATTTACGATAGAAGCTTTTATTAGTACTGTACAAGAAAATAAACAACCTGATTTTTCTTTACTTTATTTACCCAAAACTGATCAAGATGTGCATAAAAACCATTTAGAAGGTGGCATAGAAGGCTTAACTAAAGTTAATACTTTACTAGAGCAAGTTGTAAGTACTTATGGTTCTTTAGATAAAGCTTTAGAAGAAAATATTTTCATCTTAACAGGTGATCATTCCCAAATTAAAGTTCATCATTTTATTTACTTAGATTCTATTTTAAAGAATTTCAAATACCCTGCGCTTAAAGATAAAATAACCTTTAAACACGACTTAATTCTTTGTAACAACGAGCGGATGGCTTTCATTTATTATAGGGAAGAATATACAGCAGATAAAATTATCAAAGAATTGATTAAAGATCCTGGCATTGATTTAGTCGCCAGAAAGTCCGGAGGCTGGATTTATGTATATAATGACAGTATGGATAGATACTTTTCCTTTAAAAGAGGAGAAAATTACGTTGATGAATATGAGCAAAGCTGGGATATTAGTGGTGATTTTAATATTTTAGATTTACTAATTGATAGAAATAAAATTAAATATCGCATGTATCCTGATGCTCTTAATTTACTAGAAAGTGCTATCATCTCAAACGATTCATCTGTAATTATAGCTAATGCAAAACCTACTTATATGTTTAAATCCGAAAGCTCGTCAAACTATAAAGGCGGGGGTAGCCATGGTGGTCTTAATCAATTAGAAATGCATGTACCATTTATCATTTCAGAAAAAACTGACTTACCACTACCAAGAAGGCTGATTGAAGTGAAGGAGTATATACTTTCTTTACTTGAAGCAAAAGATTAA
- the thiW gene encoding energy coupling factor transporter S component ThiW, with product MKTQKLTFSALLIAIGTLAGHLIYIPIGVAKCFPVQHTINVLSAVLLGPGYAVSNAFCISLLRNFTGSGSPLAFPGSMIGAFFAGFLFYKTRKYIFAVTGEIFGTGVLGALACYPIAKYFLGREVAVFFFIGPFLLSTIAGSLIGYALIKIMSKSSSLQKFTLSK from the coding sequence ATGAAAACTCAAAAACTCACATTTTCAGCTTTATTAATTGCTATTGGTACATTAGCAGGTCATCTTATCTACATCCCAATTGGGGTAGCCAAATGTTTTCCTGTTCAACATACCATTAATGTTTTATCTGCAGTATTACTTGGTCCAGGTTATGCAGTTTCAAATGCCTTTTGTATCTCTTTACTACGTAATTTCACAGGTTCAGGTTCGCCACTTGCCTTTCCTGGAAGTATGATTGGTGCTTTTTTTGCAGGTTTTTTATTTTATAAAACACGCAAATATATCTTTGCTGTTACTGGCGAAATCTTTGGAACAGGAGTTTTAGGTGCTTTAGCTTGCTATCCAATCGCAAAGTATTTTCTAGGACGGGAAGTTGCTGTATTTTTCTTTATTGGACCATTTTTGCTTAGCACTATCGCGGGTAGTTTAATTGGTTATGCACTTATTAAAATTATGAGTAAAAGTTCCTCCTTACAAAAGTTTACTTTATCCAAATAA
- a CDS encoding GNAT family N-acetyltransferase, with protein MYKGRRITLRAPKESDAAILQGWYLDKDFRHLYDAYNDVSLTGIMQDIQNSGSLKDPHATKINFVICRKRDELPIGVACIRNISRQHGNAEIVFAIGDRDKRLAGYGVDLLIVLLDLVFYELGFEKCYIKLHKNNALALNSALNFGFVQEGCLRRHEFLEGMYLDLVILGLLKEDYEKLPIVPKWKARNIL; from the coding sequence ATGTATAAGGGCAGGAGAATTACCCTTCGTGCTCCTAAGGAATCAGATGCAGCTATTTTACAAGGATGGTATCTAGATAAGGATTTTAGGCATTTATATGATGCTTATAATGACGTTTCTTTAACTGGAATAATGCAAGATATCCAAAATAGTGGTTCGCTAAAAGATCCTCATGCAACAAAAATTAATTTTGTTATTTGTCGCAAAAGAGACGAACTACCTATTGGTGTTGCATGTATTAGAAATATTAGCCGTCAACATGGTAATGCTGAAATTGTTTTTGCGATTGGAGATAGGGATAAACGCTTAGCGGGGTATGGGGTTGATTTATTAATTGTTTTATTAGATTTAGTGTTTTATGAATTAGGTTTTGAAAAATGCTATATAAAGTTACATAAAAATAATGCACTTGCTCTTAATTCGGCTCTTAATTTTGGCTTTGTCCAAGAAGGATGTCTTCGCAGGCATGAGTTTTTAGAAGGAATGTATTTAGATTTAGTAATTCTTGGTTTATTAAAAGAAGATTATGAGAAATTACCGATAGTCCCAAAATGGAAGGCTAGGAATATACTATAG
- the glnA gene encoding type I glutamate--ammonia ligase encodes MADLTVQDVLRMAKENNVKFIRLQFTDMFGILKNVAITEKQLEKALNNELMFDGSSIEGYVRIEESDMYLRPDPNTFVIYPWTQGEGAEARLICDIYNPDGTPFEGDPRYILKRATQKALDMGYTLNVGPECEFFLFHTDSEGVPTIKTHDKAGYFDMAPVDLGENARRDMVINLEKMGFEVEASHHELAPGQHEIGFKYSEAISAADNIMTFRYVVRVIAQRHGLHASFMPKPVFGIAGSGMHTNMSLSTVDGTNAFYDENGKDGLSQAAYYFMGGIFKHIKGMAAITNPTVNSYKRLVPGYEAPVYIAWSGKNRSPLIRVPAKRGASTRVELRNPDPSCNPYFTMAAALQAGLEGIEKKINPPEPTNVNIYEMTPEERTEAGIDNLPGNLFEAILELEKDDFIKKAMGDHVHPLYLEAKKLEWHNFASRVHQWEVDEYLTKF; translated from the coding sequence ATGGCAGACTTAACTGTCCAAGACGTTTTAAGAATGGCTAAGGAAAACAATGTTAAGTTTATAAGACTTCAATTTACAGATATGTTTGGTATTTTGAAAAATGTTGCAATAACAGAGAAACAATTAGAAAAGGCTTTAAATAATGAACTAATGTTTGATGGTTCTTCTATTGAAGGATATGTTCGGATTGAGGAATCTGATATGTACTTACGCCCAGATCCAAATACCTTTGTAATCTATCCGTGGACTCAAGGAGAAGGAGCCGAGGCAAGATTAATTTGTGATATTTATAATCCAGACGGCACTCCTTTTGAAGGTGATCCTCGTTACATTTTAAAAAGAGCAACCCAAAAGGCCTTAGATATGGGATATACATTAAACGTTGGTCCAGAGTGCGAGTTTTTCCTTTTTCATACAGATAGTGAAGGTGTGCCGACAATAAAGACGCATGATAAAGCAGGATACTTTGATATGGCTCCTGTGGATTTAGGTGAAAATGCACGTAGAGATATGGTAATTAATTTAGAAAAAATGGGCTTTGAAGTAGAAGCCTCTCACCATGAATTAGCACCTGGTCAGCATGAGATTGGGTTTAAATATAGCGAAGCAATTTCAGCTGCGGATAATATTATGACATTTCGTTATGTAGTTAGGGTTATCGCGCAAAGACATGGTCTTCATGCTTCCTTTATGCCCAAGCCTGTTTTTGGAATAGCTGGATCAGGAATGCATACAAATATGTCTTTATCTACTGTTGATGGTACAAATGCTTTTTATGATGAAAATGGTAAAGATGGTTTATCGCAAGCAGCTTATTATTTTATGGGTGGGATTTTTAAACACATTAAAGGCATGGCAGCCATTACAAACCCAACAGTTAATTCATATAAGAGACTTGTTCCAGGTTATGAGGCTCCTGTTTATATTGCATGGTCAGGAAAGAACAGAAGCCCTTTAATTAGAGTTCCTGCTAAAAGAGGAGCTTCTACTAGAGTCGAATTAAGAAATCCAGACCCTTCGTGTAACCCGTACTTTACTATGGCTGCAGCTTTACAAGCTGGGCTTGAAGGTATTGAGAAAAAAATAAATCCACCTGAACCTACTAATGTTAATATTTATGAGATGACTCCTGAAGAAAGAACTGAGGCAGGAATTGATAATTTGCCTGGCAATTTATTTGAGGCTATTTTAGAATTAGAAAAAGATGATTTTATTAAAAAAGCAATGGGGGACCATGTTCACCCTCTTTACTTAGAAGCTAAAAAATTAGAATGGCATAACTTTGCATCAAGGGTACATCAATGGGAAGTAGATGAATATTTAACTAAATTTTGA
- a CDS encoding ANTAR domain-containing response regulator → MRKILLAVNNTKQDQKIKNILTSHGYKVNSIVNDAYLVLRTLRSKEISLSIIDTDLSGMSGLQLAKIISEEKLGPVILIVQGELSFGDEIPSIFGVITKPIQEYTLINTLKLALNNFENQRHLEEEVNSLKDTLESRKLIEKAKGILMKKGFSEEQAYDKLRKLSMEKRVSMKKIAKAIITNFS, encoded by the coding sequence GTGAGGAAAATTCTACTAGCAGTTAATAATACTAAGCAAGATCAAAAGATTAAGAACATTCTTACCTCCCATGGCTATAAAGTTAATTCTATAGTAAATGATGCATATTTAGTGCTTAGGACATTAAGAAGTAAAGAAATTTCTTTAAGTATAATTGATACGGATTTATCAGGAATGAGTGGTCTACAGCTTGCTAAAATAATCTCTGAAGAAAAGTTAGGCCCAGTAATATTAATTGTCCAAGGAGAATTATCTTTTGGGGATGAAATACCTTCTATATTTGGTGTGATTACAAAACCTATTCAAGAATATACGTTAATCAATACACTAAAATTAGCACTTAATAATTTTGAAAATCAAAGACATTTAGAAGAAGAAGTAAATAGCTTAAAAGATACCTTAGAAAGTAGAAAATTAATTGAAAAAGCAAAAGGAATATTAATGAAAAAAGGATTTTCAGAAGAACAAGCTTATGATAAATTGCGGAAATTAAGTATGGAAAAGAGAGTAAGTATGAAAAAAATTGCTAAGGCAATAATAACTAACTTTTCATGA
- the spoIIR gene encoding stage II sporulation protein R, with product MKKLLIIAIIQFLFLNSIISSAGEPVGNDNDSLIRLHVLANSDSQADQDLKYKVKDEIVKQFGPRLANNKNIDETRAYLDEHLPEIEQVAKEKLISLGSDYDVHTEIGNFNFPTKYYGDFSLPAGEYEALRVVIGNGSGANWWCVLFPPMCFVQKEESSEIKNGYSVPLAGNNEIAGSNEGQENLSENEGVKNKESHENQIVIKFKLLEWIQEGIAKIS from the coding sequence ATGAAAAAATTATTAATTATCGCAATTATTCAATTTTTATTCTTAAATAGTATTATTAGTTCAGCAGGAGAACCAGTAGGTAATGACAATGATAGTTTAATTAGACTTCATGTATTAGCTAATAGTGATAGTCAGGCTGATCAAGATTTAAAGTATAAGGTTAAAGATGAAATTGTAAAACAGTTTGGACCAAGGCTGGCTAATAATAAAAATATAGATGAAACAAGAGCATATTTAGATGAACATTTACCCGAAATAGAACAAGTGGCTAAAGAAAAGTTAATTAGTCTGGGTAGTGATTATGATGTACATACTGAAATAGGAAATTTTAATTTTCCGACAAAATATTATGGAGATTTTAGTTTACCAGCCGGAGAATACGAAGCACTGAGAGTTGTAATTGGTAATGGCAGCGGAGCTAATTGGTGGTGTGTACTATTTCCTCCTATGTGTTTTGTTCAAAAGGAAGAATCAAGTGAAATTAAAAATGGCTATTCTGTGCCATTAGCAGGTAATAATGAAATCGCGGGGAGTAATGAAGGTCAGGAAAATTTGAGTGAAAATGAAGGCGTTAAAAATAAAGAATCTCATGAAAATCAAATAGTTATTAAATTTAAATTATTAGAATGGATCCAAGAAGGGATAGCTAAAATATCTTAG